One genomic region from Bufo bufo chromosome 3, aBufBuf1.1, whole genome shotgun sequence encodes:
- the LOC120994111 gene encoding olfactory receptor 51E1-like, with the protein MWANSHNCSETSYFILSGIPSLEDFNFWMAFPLILMYIIAVIGNTSILYIIKVDQELHEPMYIFLFMLSMIDLLSATTTMPKMLEIFLMDDKEISFDLCLTQMFFIHFLSALESGILVAMAVDRYVAICHPLRYSSILTSEKICMMFAIILVRGALVIIPIPLIIKRLPLWKNNHLTHSYCLHQEVMNLACGDIKVNIIYGLFVILSVMGIDSLFIFFSYMLIIKTVLGLVEETSMKAFSTCASHICAVLIYYIPLIGLSVVHRFNSNTIPNLHILFGNVYLLLPPVMNPLIYGIKTKQIRHRLKKLYGKIIHWRKNSRNI; encoded by the coding sequence ATGTGGGCCAACAGCCATAACTGCAGCGAGACCAGTTATTTCATCCTCAGCGGCATCCCAAGTCTAGAAGATTTCAACTTCTGGATGGCTTTTCCTCTCATCTTAATGTACATCATTGCGGTTATAGGAAACACCTCAATTCTCTACATCATCAAGGTGGACCAGGAACTTCATGAACCTATGTACATCTTTTTGTTCATGCTGTCGATGATAGACTTGCTGTCAGCTACCACAACCATGCCGAAAATGCTGGAGATCTTCCTGATGGATGACAAGGAAATTTCTTTCGATCTTTGTCTAACCCAGATGTTCTTCATCCATTTTCTCTCCGCTCTGGAGTCTGGCATCTTGGTGGCCATGGCTGTCGACCGTTATGTGGCTATCTGCCACCCCCTACGATACTCGTCAATTCTAACCAGTGAGAAAATTTGTATGATGTTTGCCATTATCTTGGTGAGAGGAGCTCTTGTTATAATTCCCATCCCTCTAATCATTAAGAGGCTTCCTCTGTGGAAGAACAATCACCTGACCCATTCCTACTGCCTGCACCAAGAGGTGATGAATCTTGCTTGTGGAGACATCAAAGTCAATATTATCTATGGACTATTTGTCATCCTTTCAGTCATGGGCATTGACTCGCTCTTCATCTTTTTTTCTTACATGTTGATCATTAAGACGGTGCTTGGTCTGGTGGAAGAGACCAGCATGAAGGCCTTCAGCACGTGTGCCTCCCACATATGTGCCGTCCTCATCTACTACATCCCCCTGATTGGTCTATCTGTCGTACACAGGTTCAATAGCAACACAATACCAAACCTTCATATTCTATTTGGGAATGTCTATCTCCTGCTCCCCCCTGTGATGAATCCCTTAATTTATGGGATAAAAACCAAACAGATCCGACACAGACTCAAAAAGTTATATGGCAAAATTATTCATTGGAGAAAAAATTCTAGAAACATCTGA